In a single window of the Megalobrama amblycephala isolate DHTTF-2021 linkage group LG3, ASM1881202v1, whole genome shotgun sequence genome:
- the paqr5b gene encoding membrane progestin receptor gamma-B isoform X2 has product MSVGVMKRAGLTGPVCDQVEWKSVCMCICLSTCWCLCICLSLLSQALRAIHLGNMFSLIKLRRVFTVHQVPKAFHEDSIISGYRHPRSSAKDCVLSLFQLTNETLNVWTHFLPTWYFLWKLMTVLLMEDAWYDVYTWPLLVFLFSCCVYPLASSCAHTFSTMSTRSRHICYFFDYGALSLYSLGSAISYSAYVFPDAWVNSTFHSYYIPVAVLNTIVSTSLACYSRFSERPSPRLSKVLRILAFAYPYLFDNIPLFYRLFLCVGEGCTDNEANSVHVHHTLLAFLTGFLFATHLPERLAPGRFDYIGHSHQLFHVCAIIGTHFQMKAIETDMVLRQSQLLVTAPPITFNNTIGATLVCVCISLGIICLYILPLLYSHPDTHPPKNEGKKCKH; this is encoded by the exons ATGTCTGTAGGTGTGATGAAAAGGGCAGGGCTAACCGGGCCGGTCTGTGATCAGGTAGAGTGGAAGAGTGTCTGTATGTGCATTTGTCTCTCTACCTGCTGGTGTTTATGTATCTGCCTCTCTCTCCTGAGTCAGGCACTGAGGGCCATTCATCTGGGGAACATGTTCAGCTTGATCAAACTACGGCGCGTCTTCACCGTCCACCAGGTCCCCAAA GCATTTCATGAGGACAGTATCATCTCTGGATATCGACACCCTCGTAGTTCGGCCAAAGACTGTGTGTTGAGTCTTTTTCAGCTGACCAATGAGACCCTCAATGTCTGGACACACTTTCTACCAACCTG GTATTTTCTTTGGAAGTTGATGACAGTGTTGTTGATGGAGGATGCATGGTATGATGTGTACACGTGGCCTCTGCTGGTCTTCTTGTTCTCCTGCTGTGTGTATCCACTGGCCTCCAGCTGTGCCCACACCTTCAGTACCATGTCTACCCGCTCTCGCCATATCTGCTACTTCTTTGACTATGGAGCACTCAGCCTGTACAGTCTCG GTTCAGCGATCAGCTACTCTGCATATGTTTTTCCTGACGCATGGGTGAACAGCAcctttcattcatactacatcCCTGTAGCTGTACTAAACACCATCGTCTCAACCAGCCTGGCCTGCTACTCGAG ATTCTCTGAGAGACCGAGCCCAAGGCTGAGTAAGGTGTTGCGAATTCTTGCCTTTGCCTACCCTTACCTGTTTGACAACATTCCTCTGTTCTACAGG TTGTTTCTGTGTGTAGGTGAGGGTTGCACTGATAATGAGGCAAACTCTGTTCATGTTCACCATACATTGCTTGCGTTTCTTACCGGCTTCCTGTTTGCAACCCACTTACCTGAGAGACTGGCACCTGGACGCTTTGACTACATAG GCCACAGCCATCAGCTGTTCCACGTGTGTGCAATAATTGGAACACACTTCCAGATGAAGGCCATTGAAACTGACATGGTGCTTAGACAGTCACAGCTGCTGGTCACTGCTCCACCTATCACCTTTAACAACACAATTGGAGCAACTCTGGTCTGTGTCTGCATCAGTTTGGGGATCATATGTCTTTATATTCTACCTCTACTGTACAGCCACCCAGATACACACCCACCAAAGAATGAAGGAAAGAAATGCAAGCACTAA
- the paqr5b gene encoding membrane progestin receptor gamma-B isoform X1 codes for MSVGVMKRAGLTGPVCDQVEWKSVCMCICLSTCWCLCICLSLLSQALRAIHLGNMFSLIKLRRVFTVHQVPKAFHEDSIISGYRHPRSSAKDCVLSLFQLTNETLNVWTHFLPTWYFLWKLMTVLLMEDAWYDVYTWPLLVFLFSCCVYPLASSCAHTFSTMSTRSRHICYFFDYGALSLYSLGSAISYSAYVFPDAWVNSTFHSYYIPVAVLNTIVSTSLACYSRLGLPFLHYNHDIDERFSERPSPRLSKVLRILAFAYPYLFDNIPLFYRLFLCVGEGCTDNEANSVHVHHTLLAFLTGFLFATHLPERLAPGRFDYIGHSHQLFHVCAIIGTHFQMKAIETDMVLRQSQLLVTAPPITFNNTIGATLVCVCISLGIICLYILPLLYSHPDTHPPKNEGKKCKH; via the exons ATGTCTGTAGGTGTGATGAAAAGGGCAGGGCTAACCGGGCCGGTCTGTGATCAGGTAGAGTGGAAGAGTGTCTGTATGTGCATTTGTCTCTCTACCTGCTGGTGTTTATGTATCTGCCTCTCTCTCCTGAGTCAGGCACTGAGGGCCATTCATCTGGGGAACATGTTCAGCTTGATCAAACTACGGCGCGTCTTCACCGTCCACCAGGTCCCCAAA GCATTTCATGAGGACAGTATCATCTCTGGATATCGACACCCTCGTAGTTCGGCCAAAGACTGTGTGTTGAGTCTTTTTCAGCTGACCAATGAGACCCTCAATGTCTGGACACACTTTCTACCAACCTG GTATTTTCTTTGGAAGTTGATGACAGTGTTGTTGATGGAGGATGCATGGTATGATGTGTACACGTGGCCTCTGCTGGTCTTCTTGTTCTCCTGCTGTGTGTATCCACTGGCCTCCAGCTGTGCCCACACCTTCAGTACCATGTCTACCCGCTCTCGCCATATCTGCTACTTCTTTGACTATGGAGCACTCAGCCTGTACAGTCTCG GTTCAGCGATCAGCTACTCTGCATATGTTTTTCCTGACGCATGGGTGAACAGCAcctttcattcatactacatcCCTGTAGCTGTACTAAACACCATCGTCTCAACCAGCCTGGCCTGCTACTCGAG GCTTGGCCTACCATTCCTACACTATAACCATGACATCGATGAAAG ATTCTCTGAGAGACCGAGCCCAAGGCTGAGTAAGGTGTTGCGAATTCTTGCCTTTGCCTACCCTTACCTGTTTGACAACATTCCTCTGTTCTACAGG TTGTTTCTGTGTGTAGGTGAGGGTTGCACTGATAATGAGGCAAACTCTGTTCATGTTCACCATACATTGCTTGCGTTTCTTACCGGCTTCCTGTTTGCAACCCACTTACCTGAGAGACTGGCACCTGGACGCTTTGACTACATAG GCCACAGCCATCAGCTGTTCCACGTGTGTGCAATAATTGGAACACACTTCCAGATGAAGGCCATTGAAACTGACATGGTGCTTAGACAGTCACAGCTGCTGGTCACTGCTCCACCTATCACCTTTAACAACACAATTGGAGCAACTCTGGTCTGTGTCTGCATCAGTTTGGGGATCATATGTCTTTATATTCTACCTCTACTGTACAGCCACCCAGATACACACCCACCAAAGAATGAAGGAAAGAAATGCAAGCACTAA